The sequence GCCGCGCTGGCGGGCAGCACCAGGGCTCCATGGACCTGCTGGGGTCGATGCACCGTGACGCCGGCGCTGAGGTAACCCACCAGCACCTCGGGAATCCGGCCCTGCCACTGGCGGGTGAAGAAGCCATGCTCAAAGCCTTCCAGCAGGTCGGCCTGCAGGTAATAGCCGCCGTAACAGCCCACCCAGGTCCAGCCAGCCAGTTGATTGAATCCCGCATCAGGCCGATCGAACGGCGGTGGCACGGCCTCAGCCATCGGGCAGATCCCGCAGCAGCCAGAAGCCCTCGAAGCGCTGATCGCTCTCGCGGCTCTGCACGGCGATGAACTGCAGGCCCGCTGCCTGCTGCCGCGAACTGGCGAAGGCCTGGGCCGCCGCCTCGGCCTCAGCCTCGGGCAACGAGGCCAGCAGCCAGCGATCATCCATGCCCGCTTCCAGCACCAGCTGGGTGCCCACGATCTCCAGGCGCACCGGCTCGAGGCCGGCCAGCCAGCCCGCCACCGCCAGGGCGCGGCTGGAGCTGAACAGCCGCAGACCGGGCACGCCAGCGTCAGCGGCGGCGGCCTCCGGCAGGGGCACCAGGCCCGAAAAGCCGCTGTCCCAGGCCTTCGCCCCGGCCAGGGCACTCACCGGCAGGCTGGCCCAGGCCCAGCTGTCACCTCGGGCGGCCTCGGGCAGGGGCACCGGCACCGGACGCACGGCCTGGGGCGGCGGTGCCAGGGGACCGGCCAGGTAGCCCTCCTGCTGGGGATAGACCTCCCGCTCGCGCTGCTGCAGCCAACCCACCAGGGCATAGGTGCGGCGGCTGGGGATGAGGTCCAGCCCCAGGCCCTCGGCGGCCCGCTGCACCATGGTGCGCATCGAGGCCCGCCAGCAGCGCAGCCGCCGCGGTGGCGCCACTCCAGCGGCCGTCGCATCGGCCTGGGCCGCCTGCAGGGCCTCCCTCAGCCAGATCGAATTCACGCTGGAGGCCGGGCAGGTCCGCACCCAGCGAAAGCTGTCACTGGCCGCAGCGCCGTCCTCACCCACCTCGGGGGTGGAGCAGATCAGCAGCTCCCAGCGTTTTTTGCCCTCGGGATCCAGGATCGGACGGGAATAGAAATCGAGCTCCCAATCGGGGCCGATCGCCGAGCCAGCGGCCGCCGAGGCGAGGGCCGCCGACTCAGGCGATGGGGGTGGGGCCGAAGCGGCAGGTATTGGAGGGTTCAGATCGCTCATCCGGCTGCCTGCTCCTGCTGGCGCAGCTGGGAACGGGCCCGGTTGGCCCTGTCGGCGGCCTCCTCCATCACCCGCTGTTTGTCCACCAGCAGCTCGCCGGCCTGGCCCTCCAGCAGGGCCGTGTTCAGGGCAATGCGACCGCGCCCGGGGTCGAGGTCGGTGACCAGGGCGCAGAGCCGCTCGCCCTGGCTGAAGGCCTGGCGCAGATCGCGCAGGTCGGCACCGGTGATGCAGCTGGCGTGCAGCAGTCCGCTGATGCCGCCCAGATCCACAAAGAAGCCGTAGGGCTTCACCGACACCACCACGCCCTCCACCAGCTGACCCACTTCCAGCTGGCTGAAGCGCGCCGCCGTGGCCGCCTTCTTCTCCGAAAGCACCAGCTTGCGGGTCTCGGCATTCACCTCCAGGAAGGTGACACCCAGGGTCTTGCCCACCAGGGCCTCATGGTTCTCTCCCTCCACGAGCTGGGAGCGCGGGATGAAGCCCCGCAGCCCCTCGAGATCGCAGGTCACACCGCCGCGGTTGAAGCCGCTCACCTTCACCTGCACCACCTTGCCATCCTTCTCGAGCGCCCTCACCTTCTCCCAGCTGTGGCGCAGGGCCAGGGCCCGGGCACTCACGGTGACCATGCCGTCGGCGTTCTGCTCCCGGGTCACCAGCACCTCCACGGCCGTGCCGCTGGGGAAGCGCTCCTTGAGATTGGTGATCACGCCCAGGGCGGCCTCCTTCTTGGGCATGAAGCCGGGAGCCTTGCCGCCGATGTCCACATAGACCCCATCGCTCTCGAGGCCCACCACCACACCCGTCACCACCTCACCGGTGGAGCCCACGAAGTCCTGCTCGTCAAGGGCGGCGAGAAAGGCCTGCTCATCAAAGTCGAACTCATCGACGCTGCGGCTGACGGGACGATCAGCGGACTCGGCGGCTCGGGAGCGCCCCTGGCGGGAGCCATCGGGCCCCAGCAGGTCGGCCATGGTGAGACCCTCCATACCCCCCAGGTCAAACAGCTCGTCGTCCGTCCGCGGGGCTGCAGGGGGCTGGCTCTGGGGCGGGTGGACCGGGGCTGCAGCCCGAGGGCTGGCTGGCGCCTGCTGGCCAGCTGCCGGCGCAGCGGCAGGAACCGGAGCCGCGGGCTGATCCTTCTTGATCAGCAACACCTGGGGGGGCTTGCGCTGGGGGGGCTCCGCGCCAGAACGGGGCGGCCTCGGCGGCACGGGCCGGGAGGACGGGGCGGGCGAGCTGTTGCCTGATCCGGCCATCGGTGCGGCTGCTGAGCGCAGCACACTGTAGAGATCGGATTCATGGGGATTCGGTGTGCGTCAGGGCCGCCCCGCCCCGATGCCCCGCTCCAATGCCCCGCCCCGATGCCACACCACGCGCCTCTTCATTCCGACCCCAGCCATCCCCCATGCCCCTGCAGCGCGAACTGATGGCTCTGACCTGGCCCGCGCTGCAGCGGGCGGGGGCTCGCAAGGGCAGCACCGTGGTCTGGCCCTGGGGCGCTGTGGAGCAGCACGGCCCCCAGCTGCCCCTCGGCACCGATGCCGTCTTCGCTGAGCGCCTGGTGGAGGCGGTGCTGGCCCGGCTGCCGGACGATCGGCCGATCTGGCGGCTGCCGCTCCAGTCCCTGGGGTTCTCGCCGGAGCACCTCGGCTTCCCCGGCACCCTGAGCCTGCCGGCCAGCCTCGTGGTGGAGCTGGTGCAGGGCATCGGCCAGCAACTCGCTGCTGCCGGATTCCGCAGGCTGGTGCTGCTGAACGGCCACGGCGGCCAGATCGCCCTGCTGCAGGCGGCAGCGCGGCAATTGCGGGCCGCCGCGCCCCAGATGGCCGTGTTGCCCTGCTTCCTGTGGAGCGGGCCGGAGGGGCTGGGCCCGCTGTTGCCCCAGGCCGAACGGCTGCAGGGCCTCCATGCCGGTCTGGCGGAAACCAGCCTGATGCTGCATCTCGCCCCCGAACTGGTGGGACCCGAGCGCCCCCGCGATGGCGTGGATGGACCGACGCCCCCCGAGGGCTGGAGCCTGGAGGGGGCGGCACCCTGCGCCTGGCTGAGCCACGACCTCACCAGCAGCGGCGTGATCGGTGACAGCCAGGGGGCCACGGCGGCCCTGGGGGCCGACCTGTTCGAGCGCCTGGTGGACGGGTGGACGCGCCGGCTGGAGTCCCTGCTGGCCAGCGACTGGCCGCCCGTTCCCCCGCAGAGGCAACGGGCGGGGGCCTGAACCGGGCAGGCCCGGGGTGGCTGTTCGGACAACCGCTGGGCCCAGTTCCACCCAAGGTGGTTACAGTCTGGCGATTGCTTGACCTGCGGCCCCTATGGCATCTGTCGCCCACCCTGCTGTCATCGAAACCACCAGTGCCGCCGGCAGCGGCCAGGCTCCGGCCGACGGCCTGCCGGATTTCGCCAGCTCCACCTACAAGGACGCCTACAGCCGCATCAATGCCATCGTGATCGAGGGTGAGCAGGAAGCCCACGACAACTACATCTCCCTGGGCACCCTGATTCCTGACCAGGCCGATGAGCTGGCCAAACTGGCCCGCATGGAGCTGAAGCACATGAAGGGCTTCACCGCCTGTGCCAACAACCTGAGCGTCACTGCGGACATGCCGTTCGCCAAGGAATTCTTCTCCCCGCTGCACAGCAACTTCCAGAAGGCCCTGGCGGAAGGCAAGGTCACCACCTGTCTGCTGATTCAGGCCATCCTGATCGAAGCCTTCGCCATTTCGGCCTACCACATCTACATCCCGGTGGCCGACCCCTTCGCCCGCCGCATCACCGAGGGGGTGGTCAAGGATGAGTACACCCACCTCAACTACGGCCAGGAGTGGCTCAAGGCCAATCTGTACACTGTGCGCGAGGAGCTCGAGCAGGCCAACCGGGAGAATCTGCCTCTGGTGCGCAAGATGCTCGATCAGGTGGCCGATGACGCCGCCGTGCTGCTGATGGATAAGGAAGATCTGATGGCCGATTTCCTCAGTTCCTACCAGGAAGCCCTGATGGACATCGGCTTCACCGGCCGCGAAATTGCCAAGCTGGCCGCTGCTGCTCTGGTCGGCTGACGCGCTGCCCCACACCCCCCATGGGAGGATGTAGCGTCCGCGACATCCTCCATCTCTGCGCATGTTCGGCCTCATCGGGCACTCCACCAGCTTTGAGGAGGCCAGGGCCAAGGCTCGCTCCCTTGGATTTGACGAGTTCGCCGATGGGGACCTCGACATGTGGTGTTCAGCGCCTCCCCAGCTCGTCGAGCACGTGGAGGTGACCAGTCGAACCGGCAAGGTGATCAAGGGCGCCTACATCGATTCGGTGTTCGTGCCAGAGATGTTGCGTCGTTTCAAGACGGCCAAGCGCAAGGTGCTCAAGGCCATGGAGCTGGTGCAACGCTCCGGCATTGACATCACGGCCCTCGGTGGTTTCACCTCCATCATTTTCGAAGATCTGAATCTGCTGCGTGAAGAACGCATCAGCGCCGTTCAGCTCGACTGGCAGCGCTTCACCACCGGCAACACCCACACAGCCTGGGTGATCTGCCAGCAGGTGGAACGCAACGCCCCGAAACTGGGCATTGACCTGGCCAGGGCCAAGGTGGCCGTGGTGGGCGCCAGCGGCGACATCGGCAGTGCCGTCTGTCGCTGGCTGCAGCGCACGGGCGTTGGCGAGCTGCTGCTGGTGGCCAGGCGGCCCCAGCCCCTGGTGGCGCTGCAGGAGAGCCTGGGAGAAGGCAGGATCCTTCCCCTGGAGGAGGCCCTGCCGGAGGCCGACGTGGTGGTCTGGGTGGCCAGCCTGCCCCAGAGCCTCACCATCGACACGGACAGCCTCAAGCGTCCCTGCCTGATGATCGACGGCGGTTACCCCAAGAACCTCGACACCAAGGCCGCCGCCGCCGGCATCCACGTGCTCAAGGGAGGCATCGTGGAGTTCTGGCAGGACATCGGCTGGCAGATGATGGAGCTGGCCGAGATGGCGGTGCCGGAGCGGCAGATGTTTGCCTGCTTCGCCGAGGCCATGCTGCTCGACTTCGAGGACATCCACACCAACTTCAGTTGGGGGCGCAACAACATCAACCTGGCCGCCATGGACCTGATCGGCGAGGCCTCCCTGCGCCACGGCTTCCAATCCCTGGGCCTGGAGCCGGCCAGCTCCTCGTCGCCCGCCCTTTCGATCGCCTGACCAGGGCGTTCATCCTCCCCGATCCCCAGCCACCCCATGGCACGCCGCGCTCTGCTCGAATTCGAGAAACCTCTGGTGGAACTGGAGGATCAGATCGAGCAGATCCGCCAGCTGGCCCGCGATTCGGAGGTGGATGTGAGCCAGCAGCTGCTGCAGCTGGAAACCCTGGCCACCAGACGCCGCAAGGAGATCTTCGACGGCCTCAGTGCGGCCCAGAAGATCCAGGTGGCCCGTCACCCCCAGCGGCCCAGCACGCTCGACTACATCCAGCTGATCACTGACAGCTTCCTGGAGCTTCATGGCGACCGCCGTGGCTCCGACGACCAGGCGCTGGTGGGCGGTGTGGGCCGGGTGAACGGCATCAGCGTGATGCTGCTGGGCCACCAGAAGGGACGGGACACCAAGGAGAACGTGGCCCGCAACTTCGGCATGGCCTCCCCCGGTGGCTATCGCAAGGCGATGCGCCTGATGGAGCATGCCGACCGCTTCCGACTGCCGATCCTCAGCTTCATCGACACCCCTGGCGCCTATGCCGGTGTGCTGGCTGAGGAACAGGGCCAGGGCGAGGCGATTGCCGTGAACCTGCGCGAGATGTTCCGGCTGCGGGTGCCGATCCTGGCCACGGTGATCGGGGAGGGGGGATCCGGCGGTGCGCTCGGCATCGGCGTGGCCGATCGGCTGCTGATGTTTGAGCACAGCGTCTACACCGTGGCGTCCCCGGAGGCCTGCGCCTCGATCCTGTGGCGCGACGCCGGCAAGGCTCCCGAGGCCGCTGAGGCCCTGAAGATCACCGGATCAGATCTGCTCAGGCTCGGAATTGTGGATCAGGTGTTACCGGAACCCTCCGGCGGCAACCACTGGGCGCCCCTGCAGGCAGCCGACACGCTCAAGGCCGCCCTGCTCGATCACCTCGGCCAGCTGAGCAGCCTGGACGCAGCCGCTCTGCAGCAGGCGCGCTACGAGAAGTTTCGCCGCATGGGCCAGGTGCTGGAATCAGGTGCCCCAGAGCGCTCGCTCCGCTCTTAAGGTTTGAGTCAATCGCCTGGAAGGTCCTCACCGAGGTCCTCGGTCTCCAACCTTCCGAGCCGTCGTCGCCCCGCCCCCCTTGCCCACAGTTCTGATCACAGGCTCGTCCCGAGGGATTGGGGCTGCAGCAGCTCGGCGGTTTGCGGCAGCAGGTTTCGATCTGCTGCTGCTGGCTCGCGACGGCCAGGCCCTGGCTGAGCAGGCGGCTGAGCTGGCTGCCCTGGGCCAGCGGGTAGAGGTCGAGCCCATCGATCTCGGCCAGCCCGAGCGCGTGGCAGCGGGCCTGGCGGATCTCTGCTCCCGGGGACTCGAACCAGATGTGGTGATCAACAATGCGGGCATGGCCTGCACCGGGGCTCTGACCACCATGGCCCTGGCCCAGTGGCAGCAGCTTCTGCAGCTCAATCTCACGGCGGTGTTCCAGGTCTGCCAGTGCCTGGTGCCTCGACTGCGGGCCCGGGGAGGGGGATTGATCATCAACGTGAGCAGCCATGCCGCGCATCAGGCTTTCCCCGACTGGGGCGCCTATTGCGTCAGCAAGGCGGCCCTGGCTTCGCTCAGCCGCTGCCTGGCTGTCGAAGAGCGTGAACACGGCATTCGCGTCAGCACGCTCACCTTGGGTGCGGTGAATACTCCCCTCTGGGACAGTGAAACCGTCCACAGTTCATTCGATCGCCATGCCATGCTTGATTCCGAGCGGGCCGCCGATGCCCTGCTGTACCTGGCCCAACAGCCCGCCACCCAGGTGGTGGACGATCTGACCCTTATGCCGGCCGCCGGCGCGCTCTGAACTCCTATGACGTCCACGTTCCCTTCCAGCCTCAGTGCCAGCGGCTCGGCACCGAACACCGCTCCCACGCCCATTTCCCTGCGGATTCGGGATCGCCTCGAGAAGGAGGGTGTGTCCTTCTTTGCCAACGACAACATCGCCAATCACCTGCAGGATGGTGAGCTCGATCAGCTTGAGATCGAAGTGGCGGGCAAGGTGCGCGAACTGCTGCGCAGCCTCGTGATCGATATCGACAACGACCACAACACCGAGGAAACCGCGGAGCGCGTGGCGCGCATGTACCTACACGAGGTGTTCAAGGGTCGCTACCACCACCAGCCCAAGATCGCCAGCTTCCCCAACGTGAAGAAGCTGGATGAGATCTACACCGTTGGCCCCATTTCTGTGCGTTCGGCCTGCTCCCACCACCTGGTGCCGATTCTCGGCAACTGCTGGATCGGGATCAAGCCCGGCGATCAGGTGATTGGCCTGTCCAAATTCTCCCGCGTGGCCGACTGGGTGTTCTCCAGGCCGCACATCCAGGAAGAAGCCGTGATGATCCTGGCTGATGAAATCGAGCGCCTCTGCAAGCCCCAGGGGCTGGCAATTCTGGTGAAGGCCCAGCATTACTGCATGAAGTGGCGTGGGGTTAAAGAACCCCAGACCAGCATGGTGAACTCCATCGTCCGCGGAGATTTCCGGCATGACCCGAGCCTCAAGTCCGAATTCTTTGAGCTCGTGAAACAGCAGGAATCCGTTCTCTCCACCTGAGCCCGAGCCGCAGGGCCTCTCAGCTGAGGCGTGCTCAGGGTCGAATCGGCCCCACCGGCGGGCTGGCCTGCCGGCGGCTAGCTGGCTTCGCCGTCGATTCGGAACGGCCAGCCCCGCCATCCACGCTGATCACGAGCATCACCTCCCGGCCCACATCCTCAGGCTGGAGCCGATAGGTGGGGCCTGCGGCCGTGCTGATCAACAGCCAGGTGCTGTCATCCGGCGCCAGGCGATACCAGTGGTAGGCCGAAGCGGGCAGCGCCGCCAGGGCATCGGCATCGGCCACCGCCTGGAGCAGGGCTCCCTCGCTGGCCTCGCCCGCCAGCTCCAGGGATTCCAGGCCCTTGATGCTCTGTTCCACCGCATCCTCCTGGCTGATGGTGCCGGCGATCTGCCGGCGCAGAGCCCGGATCTGGGCCTCGGGATCGGTGCTGACCCCAGGCACACAGGAGAGTTGCCCATCGAGGAGCTGGCATCCCACCAGGTCCTGGGCCTGGCTGGACATGCCGCTCAGCACCAGCAGCGCGGCGAGGCCGGCCTGGCGCAACGCTTGCGGAGACAGCATGGGCTTGGTCGTGATGGGCCCCCAATCCTGACTGGTCACAGGACCGTGGCGCTCCGACCCGCCTCAAGGCGCCGCAGGGCGACCCCGCACGGCGCTCACCAGGGCCGCCACCCGGTTGAGGTCCTTGTCTGCCGGAGCCCGCTCAACACCGCTCGAGGCATCCAGCCCGGTGGGACGCACCCTGGCGAGCACCTCGGCGACCCGTTCGGGCGCCATGCCGCCGGCCAGCCACCACGGCAGGGGGCTGGACCACCGCTCCAGCCAGTCCAGGGGAATCCGATGACCCGTGCCGCCCAGCTGATCCGGTACCCAGGCATCGAGCAACAGGGCATCCACATGGCCTTCATAGGCCTGGGCCTGGTCCAGATCGGCGCCAGAGCGGATCCGCAGGGCCTTCCAGAGCGTGCAGCCCAGACGCCGCCGCAGGGCACTGCACTGGTCAGGACTCTCGCGGCCATGCAGCTGCAGGATGCGGTGGCCCCGCTCCGGCAGCAGCGCGGCAAGGCCCTCCTCGCCGGGGTCCGCCACCACCAGCACACCGGCACAGGCAGGAGCGACGGCCTCGATGGCGGCGAACAGGGCCGGTCGCCTGGCCTCTGCCACGAAACGGGGCGAGGACGGCACCGCGATCACGCCGATTGCCTCCACCCCCAGGGCTGCCACCGCAGCAGCCTGGCTGGGATCGCGCAGCCCACAGATCTTGAGTTGGGTGGTGGGCCGCATCGGCATCGGTCTTGGCGGCGGGGAGGCAAGCAGCTTTCTAGGATCAGGGACAACCGCCGGAGCGCCGCCTGTATCCGGGACGAACGCCGTGGGTGAACGCTATGGGTGAACGCCGTGGGTGAGGGCTGGCAGCTGATGAGCATCCGCGGCATCCCGCTGCGGATTCACCCGAGCTGGTTTGTGATCCTGCTGGTGGCCACCGCGGCCTTCCAGCAGCAGTACAGCGCTGGCCTCAGTGCCAGCGTTGGAGCCGCCGGCCTCTGGGGTCTGGGCCTGGGCACGGCCCTGCTGCTGTTCGTGTCCGTGCTGCTGCATGAGCTGGGCCACTCGTTTGTGGCCCTGGGGGAGGGCGTGAAGGTGCGCAGCATCACCCTCTTTCTGCTGGGGGGAGTGGCCAGTGTGGAGCGGGAGTGCAGCACGGCCATGGGCGCCCTGAAGGTGGCGGCGGCCGGCCCGGCCGTGAGCCTGGTGCTGGGGGTCTCGCTGCTCGCCTCCACCCATGCGGCCAGCCACGTGGCCCCCTGGCTGGGGGCGATGGTGTCGGAGCTCGGCACCCTCAACATGGTGCTGGCCCTGTTCAATCTGCTGCCCGGCCTGCCCCTGGACGGCGGCCTGATCGTCAAGGCGCTGGTGTGGCAGGCCAGTGGCAGCCAGCGCCGCGGCGTTGAAGTGGCCAATGCCTGTGGCCGCTTTCTGGCCTTCGGGGCCATGGCCCTGGGCACCTTGCTGCTGCTGCGGGGGGCGGGCATCGGTGGAGCCTGGCTGATCCTGCTGGGCTGGTTCGGTCTGGGCGCCGTGCGCAACCAGCAGCAGCTGCTGGCACTCCAGAGTGCCCTCAGCACCCTTCAGGTCAAGGAGGCCGCTGCGCGCCGCTTCCGGGTGCTGGAGGCCAATGCCTCCCTGCGGGAGGTGAGCCGCGTGCGGCTCACCGAGCCCAGTCCGGTGGGCAGCGCCGACTGGCTGCTGGTGTGTGAGCGCGGTCGCTGGCAGGGGGTGATCGACGACGCCACCCTCAAGGAGATTCCCGTGCAGCGCTGGGACACCGACCGCATCGCCGACCATCTCAGGCCCCTGTCCAGCCTGCCGTCCATCCCCGAAACGGCGCCGCTCTGGCAGGCGGTGCAACTGCTCGAAACCGACCAGACCACCAGGCTGCTCGTGCTCAGTCCGGCAGGGCTGCCCTGCGGCACGCTGGAGCGCCCCGATCTGGGCGAGGCGGTGCTGCAGAAACTGGGTCTGAAGCTGCCTGCACCACTGCTGGAAGCGGCCAGGCGGCAGAACATCTACCCGCTCGGCCTGGCCCTGCCCCAGGTGGTGCGCGGCATGGTGGCCTCCGGTGAGGCCCAGTCCTCAGCCAACGCCGGCACCTGAAACCTCGCCGAGCCCCAGCAGCTCCGCCACTGCGGCCAGCTCCTTGGCACGCAACGGCTCAGGACTGAGCTCCGCCAGTGGGAAGGGCAGGTGCTGCCGGGCCGCTGTGTGGAGCACCGCTTCAAGCTCAGCACCGGCGCAGGCAAGCGGCCTCAGGCAAGGTGCTGGCCTGCCGAACAGCTCCTGCCAGAGGCCGGCAGGGGGGGCGAGCTGGATCGAACCGTGCTGGAGCAGCCGGCCACCACGCCAGAGCTGGGCGCTGCCGATCCGCTTGCTGCCATCGGCATGCACCAGGTCGGCGGCCGTGGCCAGCTCAAAGCAGTTGGCCGAGGCCAGCGAGCACCGGTCGTTGCCCCTCAGCAGAGGCTGGCCGAGCTGCGCGAAGGCCCGGCGCAGCCAGGTGCTGGCCTCGGCGTAGGCCTGCACTTTGCTCGGCGGGGGCGTGGGCCAGATCAGCGCGTAGCTGAGATCACCGCCATGGAGCACAGCCCTGCCGCCACTGGGGCGACGCACCAGCTCGATCCGGCCCGCGGCAGCGAGCTCCTGCCAGTGCTCGGGCCAGCGGCGCTGATGACGGCCCAGAGAGAGGGTCGGACGCAGCCAGCGATAGAGGCGGAAGGCGGGGCGTTCCTGGGCCAGCAACCAGGCGTCGATGGCCATCTGCCAGTCACCCCCCAGGCTGCTGCCAGGCAACCAGCGCCCGGGGCGGCCCCCCTCGGGGCCGTCCCGCCCAGGACTGGAGAATGCTGGTGCCGTGGACTGCATCCCTCCAGATTGATCCCTCAAGCAAGCGAGCTGCTGCCCTTCCTGCCGCTGGGCCTGCTCGCTGGAGTGCTCTCGGGCCTGCTGGGCGTGGGCGGGGGGCTGGTGTTCTCACCGCTGCTGCTGTTGCTGGGGCTGGAGCCCCACCAGGCCCTGGCCACCAGCACCCTGGCGATTGTGCCCACCACCCTGGGCGGCACCTGGACGCACCTGCGCAGCCGCACCCTGCCCCTGCGCAGCGGGGCGGCCATCGCCCTGGGTGCCAGCCTCGGCGCCGCCTTCTGCAGCCGCCTGGGCATGGGCCTGCAGGGCTCTCTGTTGCTTGCCCTGCAGGCCACCCTCTACGTGGGGCTGGCCCTGCTGATCAGGCCCCGCGCGGTCCAGGCCGCAGCGGCGGCCCCGCGGCAGGCGACCCTCGCAGCCCTGGGGAGCGTGGGGGCCGTGGCCGGCCTGGCCAGCGGCCTGCTGGGCGTGGGCGGGGGGCTGTTGATGGTGCCCCTGCTCGGCCAGGGGCTGGGGGTGCCCCTCCACCTCGCCATCCGCTACAGCACCCTGGCCGTGCTGGCCTCAGCGGCCACAGCGAGCGCCACCTTCGTGGCCGATGGACGGGGCCTCTGGACGATCGGCCTGGCCCTGGGAGGCCCAGCCGCGCTGGCGGCGCAGTGGTCGGCAGCCCGGATGGAGCGCTTGCCCGAGCACCTGCTCGTGGTGCTGTTGCGGGGCCTGACGCTGCTGCTGGCCGCCGACAGCAGCCGTCGGGCCCTGGCCCTCTGGGGCTAGGGCTGGGGGAGGCTCGACGCAGGGGCCAGAGGCAGGGGCTGCCAGAAGGCGGGGTCCACCTCCAGACCCAGCACCGCCGCCATCTGCCCCAGGCCGTGGCGGCAGTTGAGGCCGTGGCCCCGGGCCCAGGTGTCGAGCAGGAACAGCCGATGGGGCAGCCAGAGCTCCAGGGCCTCAGGAGCAAAGCGCAGCCCCTCCGTTCGGCTGAAGCCATGGGGCAGGAGCATGGCCACATGGCGGGTGAGCTGGCCGCTGCTGCGATCGATCAACAGCGGCAGCCAGGGCAGAGCCGCATCGGCCCGCAGGCACCACAGCCTCACCTCGGGGATCTCGGAGAGTTCGCGGGGGTCGTCAGCCTGGCGGGGCCACTCCAGGCTGAGGCTGAGGGTGCCGCCCAGCCGAACCAGCTGCTCCGGCGGCAGGGCGATCCAGGCGCTCAGGGGGCTCAGGTCCAGGGTCCTGATCGCCTCGGGATCCACCTGGACAGGGCCGGGCTGGGGAGGAGCAACCGGGGGAGGGGGGGGCATCAAGAGCTGTGACAGCAAGGCGCCTGCGGCTGGACCGTAGCGAGATCAGGCCAAACAATGGTGGAGTCATCCGATTGCCCCTACTGCCATGGTCTCCGCTCTCAATCAAGCCGAGATTCTGATCGCCCTGGTGGTGGCGGCCCACGCCGGAGTTCTGGCCGTGCGGCTCTGCTTCAGCCTCTACAAGGCCTGAACCAACCCTTGGCAAGGGGGCCTGAACCCGTTAGAAGCATGAAGCACTCCTTGAGGCTTCTGCCTTGGCACCCCCGCTGCGGCCCCCAGCAGTCCCACGCCTGAGCGGGCCCGTCAGTGCACCCCGCCAGCAGAGTGCCCTGCGGCAGCGAGCGACCCCAGGCTCCCCGGCCCAGAAACCGTCTGGCTCTGACGCAACGCTCACTGACCCAAT is a genomic window of Cyanobium sp. NS01 containing:
- a CDS encoding acetyl-CoA carboxylase carboxyltransferase subunit alpha, which translates into the protein MARRALLEFEKPLVELEDQIEQIRQLARDSEVDVSQQLLQLETLATRRRKEIFDGLSAAQKIQVARHPQRPSTLDYIQLITDSFLELHGDRRGSDDQALVGGVGRVNGISVMLLGHQKGRDTKENVARNFGMASPGGYRKAMRLMEHADRFRLPILSFIDTPGAYAGVLAEEQGQGEAIAVNLREMFRLRVPILATVIGEGGSGGALGIGVADRLLMFEHSVYTVASPEACASILWRDAGKAPEAAEALKITGSDLLRLGIVDQVLPEPSGGNHWAPLQAADTLKAALLDHLGQLSSLDAAALQQARYEKFRRMGQVLESGAPERSLRS
- a CDS encoding long-chain acyl-[acyl-carrier-protein] reductase, whose product is MFGLIGHSTSFEEARAKARSLGFDEFADGDLDMWCSAPPQLVEHVEVTSRTGKVIKGAYIDSVFVPEMLRRFKTAKRKVLKAMELVQRSGIDITALGGFTSIIFEDLNLLREERISAVQLDWQRFTTGNTHTAWVICQQVERNAPKLGIDLARAKVAVVGASGDIGSAVCRWLQRTGVGELLLVARRPQPLVALQESLGEGRILPLEEALPEADVVVWVASLPQSLTIDTDSLKRPCLMIDGGYPKNLDTKAAAAGIHVLKGGIVEFWQDIGWQMMELAEMAVPERQMFACFAEAMLLDFEDIHTNFSWGRNNINLAAMDLIGEASLRHGFQSLGLEPASSSSPALSIA
- a CDS encoding S1 RNA-binding domain-containing protein, whose amino-acid sequence is MIKKDQPAAPVPAAAPAAGQQAPASPRAAAPVHPPQSQPPAAPRTDDELFDLGGMEGLTMADLLGPDGSRQGRSRAAESADRPVSRSVDEFDFDEQAFLAALDEQDFVGSTGEVVTGVVVGLESDGVYVDIGGKAPGFMPKKEAALGVITNLKERFPSGTAVEVLVTREQNADGMVTVSARALALRHSWEKVRALEKDGKVVQVKVSGFNRGGVTCDLEGLRGFIPRSQLVEGENHEALVGKTLGVTFLEVNAETRKLVLSEKKAATAARFSQLEVGQLVEGVVVSVKPYGFFVDLGGISGLLHASCITGADLRDLRQAFSQGERLCALVTDLDPGRGRIALNTALLEGQAGELLVDKQRVMEEAADRANRARSQLRQQEQAAG
- a CDS encoding SDR family oxidoreductase, yielding MPTVLITGSSRGIGAAAARRFAAAGFDLLLLARDGQALAEQAAELAALGQRVEVEPIDLGQPERVAAGLADLCSRGLEPDVVINNAGMACTGALTTMALAQWQQLLQLNLTAVFQVCQCLVPRLRARGGGLIINVSSHAAHQAFPDWGAYCVSKAALASLSRCLAVEEREHGIRVSTLTLGAVNTPLWDSETVHSSFDRHAMLDSERAADALLYLAQQPATQVVDDLTLMPAAGAL
- the folE gene encoding GTP cyclohydrolase I, with product MTSTFPSSLSASGSAPNTAPTPISLRIRDRLEKEGVSFFANDNIANHLQDGELDQLEIEVAGKVRELLRSLVIDIDNDHNTEETAERVARMYLHEVFKGRYHHQPKIASFPNVKKLDEIYTVGPISVRSACSHHLVPILGNCWIGIKPGDQVIGLSKFSRVADWVFSRPHIQEEAVMILADEIERLCKPQGLAILVKAQHYCMKWRGVKEPQTSMVNSIVRGDFRHDPSLKSEFFELVKQQESVLST
- a CDS encoding Tab2/Atab2 family RNA-binding protein; translated protein: MSDLNPPIPAASAPPPSPESAALASAAAGSAIGPDWELDFYSRPILDPEGKKRWELLICSTPEVGEDGAAASDSFRWVRTCPASSVNSIWLREALQAAQADATAAGVAPPRRLRCWRASMRTMVQRAAEGLGLDLIPSRRTYALVGWLQQREREVYPQQEGYLAGPLAPPPQAVRPVPVPLPEAARGDSWAWASLPVSALAGAKAWDSGFSGLVPLPEAAAADAGVPGLRLFSSSRALAVAGWLAGLEPVRLEIVGTQLVLEAGMDDRWLLASLPEAEAEAAAQAFASSRQQAAGLQFIAVQSRESDQRFEGFWLLRDLPDG
- a CDS encoding creatininase family protein is translated as MALTWPALQRAGARKGSTVVWPWGAVEQHGPQLPLGTDAVFAERLVEAVLARLPDDRPIWRLPLQSLGFSPEHLGFPGTLSLPASLVVELVQGIGQQLAAAGFRRLVLLNGHGGQIALLQAAARQLRAAAPQMAVLPCFLWSGPEGLGPLLPQAERLQGLHAGLAETSLMLHLAPELVGPERPRDGVDGPTPPEGWSLEGAAPCAWLSHDLTSSGVIGDSQGATAALGADLFERLVDGWTRRLESLLASDWPPVPPQRQRAGA
- a CDS encoding aldehyde oxygenase (deformylating): MASVAHPAVIETTSAAGSGQAPADGLPDFASSTYKDAYSRINAIVIEGEQEAHDNYISLGTLIPDQADELAKLARMELKHMKGFTACANNLSVTADMPFAKEFFSPLHSNFQKALAEGKVTTCLLIQAILIEAFAISAYHIYIPVADPFARRITEGVVKDEYTHLNYGQEWLKANLYTVREELEQANRENLPLVRKMLDQVADDAAVLLMDKEDLMADFLSSYQEALMDIGFTGREIAKLAAAALVG